A single window of Pseudarthrobacter defluvii DNA harbors:
- a CDS encoding FAD-dependent oxidoreductase, giving the protein MSAPAPSTSSSPATRIVIAGAGPAAQALVAQLDRARFTGTIIVLSNRDDTPGELLELAMLPQVSVRFGQPASHIDAVNRTVATADGMEFAYDQLVIATGSAPVASPVDGAAQCLSYATIDDAPLVSRGVQKVARELGRRPVGILVGTGAAAGQAEAVLRARGVRPIRTTARPSAVVPAVVSGRSASRLAASSVVFEDGSSMTGDFVVLAEERVPRDGLAASGGLQTAAAGGIVITRDYRTSVPGIWAIGDAAAFDGVRLGLLVAAASAAGACATQLLSAAAAAAAPALQAAA; this is encoded by the coding sequence ATGTCCGCTCCGGCACCCTCCACGTCCTCCTCCCCCGCAACCCGCATCGTCATCGCCGGTGCCGGCCCCGCTGCCCAGGCCCTGGTGGCCCAGCTGGACCGCGCCCGGTTCACCGGCACCATCATCGTGCTGAGCAACCGGGATGACACCCCCGGGGAGCTGTTGGAGCTGGCCATGCTGCCCCAGGTTTCCGTGCGTTTCGGCCAGCCCGCCAGCCACATCGACGCTGTCAACCGCACGGTGGCAACGGCCGACGGCATGGAATTCGCGTACGACCAACTGGTGATTGCCACGGGTTCGGCCCCCGTAGCCAGCCCTGTGGACGGTGCCGCGCAGTGCCTGAGCTACGCCACCATCGACGACGCACCGCTCGTATCGAGGGGCGTCCAGAAGGTTGCCCGGGAGCTGGGCCGCCGTCCGGTGGGCATCCTGGTGGGGACCGGCGCTGCGGCCGGCCAGGCCGAGGCGGTCCTGCGGGCCAGGGGCGTACGGCCCATCCGCACCACCGCCAGGCCATCCGCCGTCGTTCCTGCGGTCGTTTCCGGCAGGTCCGCTTCCCGGCTGGCCGCGTCGTCGGTGGTCTTCGAGGACGGCAGCAGCATGACCGGCGACTTCGTCGTCCTCGCCGAGGAGCGGGTTCCGCGCGACGGCCTGGCAGCCAGCGGCGGCCTCCAGACGGCGGCGGCCGGCGGCATCGTGATCACCCGGGACTACCGCACCTCGGTGCCTGGAATCTGGGCGATTGGGGACGCAGCAGCGTTCGACGGCGTGCGGCTGGGCCTGCTGGTGGCGGCGGCTTCGGCGGCAGGAGCCTGCGCAACGCAGCTGCTGTCTGCCGCTGCCGCTGCCGCCGCGCCCGCCCTGCAGGCGGCTGCCTAA
- a CDS encoding DUF2505 domain-containing protein, translating to MALSATTTLPHPVDSVAAVLVNEDFQRHVSQLVGGSLESFTLDGDIAGAFNTTSVRTLPTTRLPEFARKFVGEHLKVTQVESWEAPGADGSRQSNISLKIAGAPVDVTAVQRLVADAGGTRVELEGAVKSSVPFLGGKIADAAEPMVAKALNLQAAQAQAWLESH from the coding sequence ATGGCGCTGAGCGCAACCACCACCCTTCCGCATCCCGTTGACAGTGTTGCCGCTGTGCTGGTGAACGAGGACTTCCAGCGCCACGTCAGCCAGCTGGTGGGCGGCAGCCTGGAGTCCTTCACCCTTGACGGCGACATCGCAGGGGCGTTCAACACCACCTCGGTGCGCACCCTTCCCACCACCCGGCTGCCCGAATTCGCGCGGAAATTCGTGGGCGAGCACCTCAAGGTGACCCAGGTGGAGAGCTGGGAAGCCCCCGGCGCGGACGGCTCACGCCAGAGCAACATCTCGCTGAAGATCGCCGGTGCCCCCGTGGATGTCACCGCCGTCCAGCGGCTCGTGGCCGACGCCGGCGGAACCCGCGTGGAGCTTGAAGGCGCAGTCAAGTCCTCCGTACCGTTCCTGGGCGGCAAGATCGCCGATGCTGCCGAACCCATGGTGGCCAAGGCACTGAACCTGCAGGCCGCGCAGGCCCAGGCCTGGCTGGAAAGCCACTAG
- a CDS encoding uroporphyrinogen-III synthase: MTALAPAEQLRPEPPRAEEAADIAESPLEGFRIGVTSDRRSRDLIEALERRGAEVLHAPALKIAPVQEDMRLIEDTKAIIAARPDLCIATTAYGMRRWCEAADSFGIGDELLETLGSTRMFVRGPKARGAVRAAGLADVGISSDETTATLVDMLLAEGVRGKTVAMQLHGYTDVRQIERLRMSGATFLTVTPYRWVKPDGEDRLPRLIEAACSGNLDVLTFTSAPAVDAMWSTAHEMGLYKQLVESLKLNVTTAVVGPVTAQPLLDAGITPLVPERFRMGALIRLVCEHLALNHVRRLDTRSGNIELRGRSLRIDGKQVELAPAPLLLLRALLGADGAVLSRESLSDLLELRGSVHALDMTVSRLRSSLPDGKLIETVVKRGYRIRV; this comes from the coding sequence ATGACTGCACTTGCACCCGCCGAACAGCTGCGGCCCGAACCACCCCGGGCCGAGGAAGCCGCGGACATCGCCGAATCGCCGCTGGAGGGCTTCCGCATCGGTGTCACCTCGGACCGTCGCTCGCGCGACCTCATCGAGGCGCTGGAACGGCGCGGCGCCGAAGTACTGCATGCGCCCGCGCTGAAGATCGCCCCCGTCCAGGAGGACATGCGCCTCATCGAGGACACCAAGGCCATCATTGCGGCCAGGCCGGACCTCTGCATCGCCACCACAGCGTACGGCATGCGCCGGTGGTGCGAGGCCGCGGATTCCTTTGGCATCGGTGATGAATTGCTGGAAACGCTGGGAAGCACCCGCATGTTCGTCCGGGGACCCAAAGCCCGCGGTGCCGTGCGCGCGGCCGGCCTTGCCGACGTCGGCATCAGCAGCGACGAGACCACCGCCACCCTGGTGGACATGCTGCTCGCTGAAGGCGTCCGCGGCAAAACCGTGGCCATGCAGCTGCACGGGTACACCGACGTCCGGCAGATTGAACGGCTGCGGATGTCCGGCGCAACGTTCCTCACGGTCACGCCCTACCGCTGGGTCAAGCCCGACGGCGAGGACCGGCTTCCCCGGCTGATCGAAGCGGCCTGCAGCGGGAACCTTGACGTCCTGACCTTCACCAGCGCCCCCGCGGTGGACGCGATGTGGAGCACGGCCCATGAGATGGGGCTCTACAAGCAGCTGGTGGAGAGCCTGAAGCTCAACGTCACCACCGCGGTCGTGGGTCCGGTCACGGCGCAGCCGCTCCTGGACGCCGGGATTACGCCGCTGGTGCCCGAGCGGTTCCGCATGGGCGCCCTCATCAGGCTGGTCTGCGAGCACCTGGCGCTGAACCATGTCCGGCGGCTCGACACCCGCTCCGGGAACATCGAACTGCGCGGCCGGAGCCTGCGCATCGACGGCAAGCAGGTGGAACTGGCCCCCGCTCCCCTGCTGCTCCTGCGCGCCCTGCTCGGCGCCGACGGCGCGGTCCTGTCCCGCGAGTCGCTTTCCGACCTGCTGGAACTCCGCGGATCCGTGCACGCCCTGGACATGACCGTGAGCCGGCTTCGGTCCTCCCTGCCCGACGGCAAACTGATTGAGACTGTGGTCAAGCGCGGCTACCGGATCCGCGTCTGA
- a CDS encoding SDR family oxidoreductase yields MSSQPSPKTVLVTGATGYIGGRLVPRLLEAGHKVKVLVRSPDKIAGVPWRDKVDVVESSLDDGGALREALAGVDVFYYLVHSMAAGAGFEAKEKAMAATAADAAAAAGVDRIVYLGGLHPRGVELSTHMRSREAVGKVFLDSPVDSVVFQAGVVIGSGSASFEMIRHLSETLPLMPAPSWVRNRIEAIAVRDVLYYLVSAASLEGGINRTFDIGCRQVLTYAGMMQEYAAEAGLPYRVVLALPVPAPKLAGMWVALTTPIPLSMAVPLVQSLQHDAVSNEHDIDRYIPQPDGGLTPYRTAVALALGKERDGQVETTWASAGADSDPLPSDPEWAGHKVYIDERTFHGDVDPAHVWTIIEGIGGRNGWYSLPLAWQVRGWLDKLTGGAGLLRGRRHPHTLVAGEVVDWWRVEKIEHGSLLRLRAEMRAPGRAWLELSVEPDGGGSRYRQRAIFFPKGLSGRLYWLAVLPFHSLIFPAMARNITTAAQKLADADRAELTP; encoded by the coding sequence ATGAGTTCCCAGCCATCGCCGAAGACCGTGCTTGTCACCGGCGCCACCGGCTACATCGGCGGGCGGCTGGTGCCGAGGCTGCTGGAGGCGGGCCACAAGGTAAAGGTGCTGGTCCGCTCCCCTGACAAGATCGCCGGGGTGCCATGGCGGGACAAAGTGGACGTGGTGGAAAGCAGCCTCGACGACGGCGGGGCCCTCCGCGAAGCCCTGGCCGGCGTCGACGTCTTCTACTACCTGGTGCACTCCATGGCCGCGGGGGCGGGATTCGAGGCGAAGGAAAAGGCAATGGCTGCCACGGCCGCGGACGCCGCAGCCGCAGCGGGCGTCGACCGTATCGTCTATCTGGGCGGACTGCACCCCCGGGGTGTGGAGCTTTCCACGCATATGCGGTCGCGCGAAGCGGTGGGCAAGGTCTTCCTCGACAGCCCGGTGGACTCCGTCGTGTTCCAGGCCGGCGTGGTGATCGGGTCCGGCTCGGCATCGTTCGAGATGATCCGCCACCTCTCCGAAACACTGCCGCTGATGCCGGCGCCCAGCTGGGTGCGCAACCGGATTGAGGCGATCGCGGTCCGGGATGTCCTGTACTACCTGGTGTCCGCCGCGTCGCTGGAGGGCGGAATCAACCGCACCTTCGACATCGGTTGCCGGCAGGTGCTGACGTACGCGGGCATGATGCAGGAGTACGCCGCGGAAGCGGGCCTGCCGTACCGGGTGGTGCTGGCGCTGCCGGTCCCGGCACCCAAGCTCGCAGGCATGTGGGTGGCCCTGACCACGCCGATCCCCCTCTCCATGGCCGTGCCCCTGGTGCAGTCGCTGCAGCATGACGCGGTGTCCAACGAGCACGATATCGACCGGTACATTCCGCAGCCCGACGGCGGCCTGACCCCCTACCGGACAGCGGTGGCCCTGGCGCTCGGCAAGGAACGGGACGGCCAGGTGGAGACTACGTGGGCCAGCGCCGGCGCGGACTCCGATCCCCTTCCCAGCGACCCCGAGTGGGCGGGGCACAAGGTGTACATCGACGAACGGACGTTCCACGGCGACGTGGATCCCGCCCATGTCTGGACCATCATCGAAGGCATCGGCGGGCGCAACGGCTGGTATTCCCTGCCCCTGGCCTGGCAGGTCCGGGGCTGGCTGGACAAGCTCACCGGCGGCGCAGGCCTGCTCCGCGGCCGCCGGCACCCGCACACACTGGTGGCGGGGGAAGTAGTGGACTGGTGGCGGGTGGAGAAGATCGAACACGGCAGCCTGCTGCGGCTCCGGGCGGAGATGCGCGCGCCGGGACGGGCCTGGCTGGAACTGTCCGTGGAGCCCGACGGCGGGGGCAGCCGCTACCGGCAGCGCGCCATCTTCTTCCCCAAGGGCCTGAGCGGACGGCTTTACTGGCTCGCCGTGCTTCCCTTCCACAGCCTGATCTTCCCGGCCATGGCGCGCAACATCACCACGGCCGCGCAGAAACTTGCCGATGCGGACCGGGCCGAGCTGACCCCGTAG
- a CDS encoding SCO4848 family membrane protein, with the protein MQLPVFAALVLVVAGIWSLVVWPQFLRRVMKDPRARDAAGKATKFLTVHVVLVSISMVLGLATAVIGVLGLLG; encoded by the coding sequence ATGCAGCTTCCCGTCTTCGCCGCACTGGTCCTCGTCGTTGCCGGCATCTGGTCGCTGGTGGTCTGGCCGCAGTTCCTGCGCCGGGTCATGAAGGATCCGCGCGCACGCGACGCCGCCGGCAAGGCAACGAAGTTCCTGACCGTCCATGTGGTGCTGGTGAGCATCTCCATGGTGCTGGGGCTCGCCACCGCAGTGATCGGCGTCCTCGGCCTGCTGGGCTGA
- the cobA gene encoding uroporphyrinogen-III C-methyltransferase, which produces MQLNIDLTGRNVLVTGTDTSARQAVRRYQAAGAVVHRLTSPHDAGPDAGGQGTLLPGQLFLVAAVEDGQPGWSAFLGRCRQAGLPVAAEPAAGPAGNVTLVGGGPGTGDLLTVAAVKALRDADVVFYDRLAPYQELPLLTSAELVDVGKKPGHHKVSQADIEKLMVESALAGNNVVRLKGGDPYVFGRGGEEVAACVSAGVKVQVVSGVTSAISVPAAAGIPVTHREVSHMFTVVSGHAPLTEQEHHHLAGLGGTIVVLMGIGTLHQLAAGLRRAGMRPDTPMAVVERGYRPGQRTTIADLGTITSAAAGCSNPAVLVIGEVVRVAEANRNHAGEAVDLDRLAASLLGS; this is translated from the coding sequence ATGCAGCTCAACATCGACCTCACCGGCCGGAACGTCCTGGTGACCGGCACGGACACTTCCGCGCGGCAGGCGGTGCGCCGGTACCAGGCCGCGGGCGCCGTCGTCCACCGCCTCACCAGCCCGCACGACGCCGGCCCGGACGCGGGCGGCCAGGGCACCTTGTTGCCCGGGCAGCTGTTCCTGGTTGCCGCCGTCGAGGACGGACAGCCGGGCTGGAGCGCTTTCCTGGGCCGCTGCCGGCAAGCCGGCCTCCCCGTCGCGGCAGAGCCTGCCGCCGGCCCTGCCGGAAACGTCACCCTGGTGGGCGGCGGACCCGGCACCGGCGACCTGCTCACCGTGGCCGCCGTCAAGGCGCTGCGGGATGCCGACGTCGTGTTTTACGACCGCCTGGCCCCGTACCAGGAGCTGCCGCTGCTGACGTCGGCGGAACTCGTCGACGTCGGAAAGAAGCCGGGCCACCACAAGGTCAGCCAGGCGGACATCGAGAAGCTGATGGTGGAAAGCGCCCTGGCCGGCAACAATGTGGTCCGCCTCAAGGGCGGTGACCCCTATGTCTTTGGCCGCGGCGGCGAGGAAGTGGCCGCCTGCGTGTCCGCGGGGGTGAAGGTGCAGGTGGTCTCCGGGGTGACCAGCGCCATTTCGGTGCCGGCCGCCGCGGGAATCCCGGTCACCCACCGGGAAGTCAGCCACATGTTCACGGTGGTCTCCGGGCACGCCCCGCTGACCGAGCAGGAGCACCACCACCTGGCAGGGTTGGGCGGCACCATTGTGGTGCTCATGGGCATCGGCACCCTCCACCAGCTCGCGGCCGGCCTGCGCCGGGCCGGGATGCGGCCGGACACGCCCATGGCCGTGGTGGAGCGCGGCTACCGGCCCGGCCAGCGCACCACCATCGCGGACCTTGGGACCATCACCTCCGCCGCTGCCGGCTGCAGCAACCCGGCCGTGCTGGTCATCGGCGAGGTGGTGCGGGTGGCTGAAGCGAACCGGAATCACGCCGGGGAGGCCGTGGACCTGGACAGGCTGGCGGCGTCGCTGCTGGGATCATGA
- the mfd gene encoding transcription-repair coupling factor — translation MSLPGQSAAGTSSTGKSAALPTLDGLRRALEPETTFARVRAEAARGFAVRGQDYQISAPAGLRAVLLAEMADGLAAASDGAEPGVVLAVTATGREAEDLSAALRAYLPADSVAEFPSWETLPHERLSPRSDTVGRRLSVLRRLAHPESSTAGRLRVVVAPVRAVVQPVVAGLGDLVPVTLGVGQDVPFTSVVKSLADAAYARVDMVTHRGEFAVRGGIIDVFPPTEDHPIRVEFFGDEVDQMRWFAVADQRSLSAPGIHHPTELHAPPCREILITPSVMSRAATLKAQLPAAADMLEKIAGGIAVEGMESLAPVLVDAMVPFVDQLPADSIAVVIEPEKVRTRAHDLAATNEEFLEAAWSTASDGGAAPLDLSSQASAALHSASFRSLAETRGSALGHGVSWWSITSLAQDAELLPEIDVLNLHAREPRGYQGDVAEMMDFIGSHVRDQWRIVVATEGPGPAQRLAELFHENDIPCARVDSLDHEPQPGIIEVTTAAVGRGFVLDALKLGLLTEADLLGRTSAGSTKDMRKMPSKRRNAVDPLQLVAGDHVVHEQHGIGRFVELIQRKVAGGGDGVREYLVLEYAPSKRGAPGDRLFVPTDQLDQVTRYVGGDTPVLSKMGGADWASTKSKARKAVKEIAGELIRLYSARMASRGHAFGPDTPWQRELEEAFPYVETPDQLTTINEVKADMEREIPMDRLVSGDVGYGKTEIAVRAAFKAVQDGKQVAVLVPTTLLAQQHYETFTERFSGFPLRVKPLSRFQSAKESKETAEGVKSGAVDVVIGTHRLLSKDFEFKDLGLVIVDEEQRFGVEHKEALKKMRTNVDVLAMSATPIPRTLEMSLTGIRETSTLATPPEERHPVLTYVGPYTDKQTSAAIRRELMREGQVFLVHNRVSTIERTAAKIRELVPEARVEVAHGKMSESRLEQIIVDFWERRFDVLVCTTIIETGLDISNANTLIVDGADKYGLSQLHQLRGRVGRGRERAYAYFLYPSEKPLGEVALERLKAVAAHNELGAGMQLAMKDLEIRGAGNLLGGEQSGHIQGVGFDLYIRLVGEAVADFRGEAEEKAAEMKIELPVNAHLPHDYVPGERLRLEAYRKLAAALTDEAIDEVQAELVDRYGELPLPAQNLVAVARFRVAAREAGLSDVALQGNFIKFSPATLPESKTMRLNRMYPGSQTKPALDAVLIPKPKTARIGGRDLQDAEILEWANGVIRNIFSDAPLAAPAVSG, via the coding sequence ATGAGTCTTCCCGGCCAGTCCGCCGCCGGCACATCCAGCACCGGCAAGTCCGCCGCGCTTCCGACGCTGGACGGACTCCGCCGCGCCCTTGAACCGGAGACGACGTTCGCCCGCGTCCGTGCCGAGGCCGCCCGTGGGTTTGCCGTCCGTGGGCAGGATTACCAGATCAGCGCCCCCGCAGGCCTTCGCGCGGTCCTGCTGGCGGAGATGGCGGACGGGCTTGCGGCTGCCTCCGATGGCGCCGAGCCGGGCGTGGTGCTGGCTGTGACGGCCACCGGCCGCGAGGCCGAAGACCTGTCCGCAGCCCTGCGGGCCTACCTGCCGGCGGATTCGGTGGCTGAGTTCCCCAGCTGGGAGACCCTCCCGCATGAGCGGCTTTCGCCGCGCTCGGACACGGTGGGCCGCAGGCTGTCCGTGCTGCGCCGGCTGGCACATCCGGAAAGTTCGACGGCGGGCCGGCTGCGCGTCGTCGTCGCGCCCGTCCGCGCCGTGGTCCAGCCGGTGGTGGCAGGGCTGGGTGACCTGGTGCCCGTCACGCTGGGAGTGGGCCAGGACGTCCCCTTCACCAGCGTCGTGAAGAGCCTCGCGGACGCCGCCTATGCGCGGGTGGACATGGTGACCCACCGCGGCGAGTTCGCTGTCCGCGGCGGCATCATCGACGTCTTCCCGCCCACGGAGGACCACCCCATCCGCGTGGAATTTTTCGGGGACGAGGTGGACCAGATGCGCTGGTTCGCCGTCGCCGACCAGCGCTCGCTGTCCGCGCCGGGGATCCATCACCCTACGGAGCTGCACGCCCCGCCCTGCCGCGAAATCCTCATCACTCCTTCCGTCATGTCCCGCGCCGCCACCCTTAAGGCCCAGCTTCCGGCCGCGGCGGATATGCTCGAAAAGATCGCCGGCGGCATTGCCGTGGAGGGCATGGAATCCCTGGCCCCGGTGCTGGTGGATGCAATGGTGCCGTTCGTGGACCAGCTGCCGGCAGATTCCATCGCCGTGGTGATCGAACCGGAGAAGGTGCGTACCCGCGCCCACGACCTCGCTGCCACCAACGAGGAGTTCCTCGAGGCGGCCTGGTCCACCGCGTCCGACGGCGGGGCCGCACCTTTGGATCTCAGCTCCCAGGCCAGCGCGGCGCTGCATTCGGCGAGCTTCCGCTCATTGGCCGAAACCCGCGGCTCCGCGCTGGGCCATGGCGTGTCCTGGTGGTCCATAACATCCCTGGCGCAGGACGCCGAGCTGCTGCCCGAGATCGATGTGCTGAACCTGCACGCGCGGGAGCCCCGCGGCTACCAGGGCGATGTCGCGGAGATGATGGACTTCATCGGATCCCACGTGCGCGACCAATGGCGGATCGTGGTGGCCACCGAAGGCCCCGGGCCGGCGCAGCGCCTCGCCGAGCTGTTCCACGAAAATGACATCCCGTGCGCGCGGGTGGACAGCCTGGACCACGAGCCCCAGCCGGGCATCATCGAGGTGACCACTGCCGCCGTCGGCCGCGGTTTTGTCCTGGACGCGCTCAAACTGGGCCTGCTCACCGAGGCCGACCTGCTGGGGCGCACCTCCGCCGGGTCCACCAAGGACATGCGGAAGATGCCGTCCAAGCGGCGCAACGCCGTGGACCCCCTGCAGTTGGTGGCGGGGGACCATGTGGTCCACGAACAGCACGGCATCGGCCGGTTCGTGGAGCTGATCCAGCGCAAGGTGGCCGGCGGCGGCGACGGCGTCCGGGAATACCTGGTCCTGGAATATGCGCCGTCAAAGCGCGGCGCCCCGGGGGACCGGTTGTTCGTCCCCACTGACCAGCTGGACCAGGTCACCCGCTACGTTGGCGGCGACACCCCGGTGCTGAGCAAGATGGGCGGCGCCGACTGGGCCAGCACCAAATCCAAGGCCCGCAAGGCTGTTAAGGAAATCGCCGGCGAACTCATCCGGCTGTACTCGGCCCGGATGGCCTCCCGCGGGCACGCCTTCGGCCCCGATACCCCCTGGCAGCGGGAGCTTGAGGAAGCCTTCCCGTATGTGGAGACCCCGGACCAGCTGACCACCATTAATGAGGTCAAGGCCGACATGGAGCGCGAAATCCCCATGGACCGCCTGGTGTCCGGCGACGTTGGCTACGGCAAGACCGAGATCGCGGTCCGCGCTGCGTTCAAGGCCGTGCAGGACGGCAAGCAGGTGGCCGTCCTGGTACCCACCACATTGCTGGCCCAGCAGCACTACGAAACCTTCACCGAACGGTTCTCCGGCTTCCCTTTGAGGGTCAAGCCGCTGTCCCGGTTCCAGTCCGCCAAGGAGTCCAAGGAAACCGCCGAGGGCGTCAAGAGCGGGGCGGTGGACGTGGTGATCGGCACGCACCGGCTTTTGTCCAAGGACTTCGAGTTCAAGGATCTTGGCCTGGTGATCGTTGACGAGGAACAGCGGTTCGGCGTGGAGCACAAGGAAGCGCTAAAGAAGATGCGCACCAACGTGGACGTCCTGGCCATGAGCGCCACCCCGATTCCCCGGACCCTGGAGATGTCCCTCACCGGGATCCGCGAAACATCAACGCTGGCCACCCCGCCGGAGGAACGGCACCCTGTGCTGACCTACGTTGGCCCGTACACGGACAAACAGACCTCGGCCGCAATCCGCCGCGAGCTGATGCGTGAAGGCCAGGTGTTCCTGGTCCACAACCGGGTGTCCACCATTGAGCGGACGGCCGCCAAGATCCGCGAACTGGTGCCCGAGGCGCGCGTCGAGGTGGCACACGGCAAGATGTCCGAAAGCCGCCTGGAGCAGATCATCGTGGACTTCTGGGAACGGCGGTTCGACGTCCTGGTGTGCACCACCATTATCGAAACGGGGCTGGACATCTCCAACGCCAACACCCTGATCGTGGACGGGGCGGACAAGTACGGCCTGTCCCAGCTGCACCAGCTCCGCGGCCGGGTGGGCCGTGGCCGGGAACGTGCCTACGCGTACTTCCTGTACCCCTCCGAGAAACCCCTGGGCGAGGTGGCACTGGAGCGGCTCAAGGCCGTTGCGGCCCACAACGAGCTGGGCGCCGGCATGCAGCTGGCCATGAAGGACCTGGAAATCCGCGGCGCCGGAAACCTGCTGGGCGGGGAACAGTCCGGCCACATCCAGGGGGTGGGCTTCGACCTGTACATCCGCCTGGTGGGCGAGGCCGTGGCCGACTTCCGCGGCGAGGCCGAAGAGAAGGCCGCGGAGATGAAGATCGAACTGCCCGTCAACGCGCACCTGCCGCACGACTACGTTCCCGGCGAACGGCTGCGGCTGGAGGCGTACCGCAAGCTGGCAGCGGCCCTCACCGACGAGGCCATCGATGAGGTCCAGGCAGAACTCGTGGACCGGTACGGCGAACTTCCGCTGCCCGCGCAGAACCTGGTGGCCGTAGCCCGGTTCCGGGTCGCCGCCCGCGAAGCCGGGCTGTCCGACGTGGCCCTGCAGGGCAACTTCATCAAGTTCTCCCCGGCCACCCTGCCGGAGTCCAAGACCATGCGCCTGAACCGGATGTATCCGGGGTCCCAGACCAAGCCTGCGCTGGACGCGGTCCTGATTCCCAAGCCCAAGACGGCCCGGATCGGGGGCCGGGACCTCCAGGACGCAGAGATCCTGGAATGGGCCAACGGCGTCATCCGGAACATCTTCTCCGACGCCCCTCTCGCCGCTCCGGCAGTCAGCGGTTAG
- a CDS encoding metal-dependent hydrolase, giving the protein MGGHHAASGAAAWVAVASTGPYTLGWYPLDPTGILIGGMATAGTALVCDWDHRSSTVAHALPPLSNAIARGIENASGGHRQGTHSILGAAVFVFLAGLASQVHMDTAWGRLSVGAGLLCMFLINIAAKALKLFPKSGFISNWIFALVMAGLVTVYAPEQWTWLPASMLIGVVVHIVGDLITTGGVPLLWPLVVRPPKLLRRLPLLRNVWRANGALSLPLLGRAGSKREWLVLIPVSAYAMVGMSMAGWAIAQHHWGRVAAAAGAWIRLWF; this is encoded by the coding sequence ATGGGAGGACACCACGCCGCGTCGGGAGCCGCGGCGTGGGTAGCTGTTGCGTCCACCGGCCCGTACACGCTCGGCTGGTACCCGCTGGATCCCACGGGCATCCTCATCGGCGGCATGGCCACGGCCGGCACCGCGCTGGTCTGCGACTGGGACCACCGCTCAAGCACCGTGGCCCATGCACTGCCGCCGCTGTCCAACGCGATCGCGCGCGGCATCGAAAACGCCAGCGGCGGCCACCGGCAGGGCACGCACTCCATCCTTGGCGCGGCAGTGTTCGTGTTCCTGGCCGGCCTGGCATCCCAGGTCCACATGGACACCGCATGGGGCCGCCTGTCCGTTGGCGCCGGGCTGTTGTGCATGTTCCTGATCAACATCGCAGCGAAGGCGCTGAAGCTCTTCCCCAAATCCGGCTTCATCTCCAACTGGATTTTCGCGCTGGTGATGGCGGGACTGGTCACCGTCTACGCTCCGGAGCAGTGGACCTGGCTGCCCGCATCGATGCTCATCGGGGTGGTGGTGCACATCGTGGGCGACCTCATCACCACCGGGGGAGTGCCGCTGCTCTGGCCACTGGTGGTCCGGCCGCCGAAACTGCTGCGCCGGCTGCCCCTGCTGCGGAACGTCTGGCGGGCGAACGGCGCCCTGTCCCTGCCCTTGTTGGGCCGTGCCGGTTCCAAGCGGGAGTGGCTGGTGCTGATTCCAGTGAGCGCCTACGCCATGGTGGGCATGTCCATGGCCGGCTGGGCCATCGCCCAGCATCACTGGGGCCGCGTGGCCGCTGCCGCCGGCGCCTGGATCAGGCTCTGGTTCTAG
- the deoC gene encoding deoxyribose-phosphate aldolase codes for MSNEATVHAGTAGAAGTANIASYIDHTLLKPEASEADVLKVCTEAAEYGFKSVCVNPIWVKTVTTALRGSGVLTCSVVGFPLGATPTDVKSFEARGAVLDGADEVDMVINIAAARANDKGALTDDIAAVAETVHAGGAILKVIIETALLTDEQKVLACQAAVEGGADFVKTSTGFNGGGATVEDVALMRKTVGPDLGVKASGGVRSLADAQAMIAAGATRIGASSGIAIVKGEQGSATY; via the coding sequence ATGAGCAACGAAGCCACTGTCCACGCCGGCACCGCGGGCGCGGCCGGAACCGCGAACATTGCCTCCTATATCGACCACACCCTGCTCAAGCCCGAGGCCTCCGAGGCAGACGTGCTCAAGGTGTGCACGGAGGCGGCTGAGTACGGGTTCAAGTCCGTGTGCGTGAACCCCATCTGGGTCAAGACAGTCACCACCGCGCTCAGGGGCTCGGGCGTCCTCACCTGCTCCGTGGTGGGCTTCCCCCTGGGCGCCACTCCCACCGATGTGAAGTCGTTCGAGGCCCGTGGTGCGGTGCTCGACGGGGCCGACGAGGTGGACATGGTGATCAACATTGCCGCCGCGCGGGCGAACGACAAGGGCGCCCTGACGGATGACATCGCCGCCGTAGCAGAGACCGTGCACGCGGGCGGGGCCATCCTGAAAGTCATCATCGAAACTGCCCTCCTGACCGATGAGCAGAAGGTGCTGGCATGCCAGGCGGCCGTGGAAGGCGGGGCGGACTTCGTGAAGACCTCCACGGGCTTCAACGGCGGCGGCGCCACCGTTGAAGACGTGGCACTGATGCGCAAAACCGTGGGCCCCGACCTGGGGGTCAAGGCCTCCGGCGGCGTACGGTCCCTGGCCGACGCTCAGGCTATGATTGCAGCAGGTGCAACACGAATTGGTGCCAGCTCCGGGATTGCCATCGTCAAGGGTGAACAGGGTTCAGCAACCTACTGA